CACATGACGCAAAAGATGACGCATAGTAACGCCGATCTCAATCCCTCGCTCTTGATGTTGCGCGGCGGCGGAGCGGCTCCGCCGGGCGGAGCCTGTCTGCGCCGACTTTTAGGAAATGTCTGCGTCGCGGTAGTGCGCAAGCGCAGCGCTAAGACCGTGCCGTACGGCGTCGAACTCCGCCATCAAACGGCGCCGCAACGAAACGTCGCCGCTTGGGCGCGGCTCGGTAGCGTTCGCCGGCGGCAACGGCGGCGGAAAACCCTCCGCTTGCGCGTCAAAAAGATACCAACCCGCAAGGTGCTTGGAGTCCCTGCCGTAGAAGACACCGTACTCACCGTTGAGCGGGTCATAGACGACCGCCACCTGCCACGGCATGCCGAAGACATCGCGCTGGGTGGCTTGGTCCGTACCGGACATAAAAACGCCGAAGCCGGGGTGCGTATGATACCAGCCGACAATGCGCAAGTCCGCCTCGACTTGCCCCTGTCGCTGTTCACGTAAGCGTCGCAGGTGGTCGGCGACGGCCAACAGGTCGGCCACTCCCATCTCGACAAAGGTGGGACCAGCGGCGGCTTCCTGCGCCGGAACGGCGTCCACAATTGCGGTAAAGGTGACGGTGCAGCCGCTGAGTTCGGCGACGTACACATTCCCGATCAGCAGCCCGCCGCACTCGTTTTCACCGAGAAACGCGCGCGCTAAATCAGGCATTGTCTCGGCCGGTTTCTCCGGCGGAGCGGCCAGCAGGATTTTTTCCTCCGCCTGCTTTGACAGGAAAACCTGCAGGCCGTCGGTGGGCGGTCGCCCAACGGTTTCGAGAACCTGCGGCAGCGGCCGCCGCATCGGTGTTACTTCACGGACGACTTTGATATGGAACGTCATGGCGTGAGCGGCCCTGGTTCAAAGGGGAAAACTTCATTGTGTTTGACATCGAAGGCGAAGCTCTGCACGTCGTCCATACGAACGTAGAGTTTGCGGAAATGCGCCGTCGGCATGTGGTTTTGGAAGTGTTCGACCTCGCAGTCATCCAGCTCGAGCACATCGGTTTCGATGCGGACACGGCTGACGTTTTCCAGTCGCGCGTCGCGCGCCAACGAAAGCGTATCAGTAACGGTTCGGGAAATCCGCCCGCGCACGATGCCGTACGGCATGTAAAGCACCAGCAACGGACGCGCGCCGCCAGTGTCGAGCGCGGCGCGGATGGCCGTAAAGAGCGTGTCGCTCATGCGAAACTTCATCGTCGGCGCATCCAGTTGGCTCATGGCTATTTATCTCCCTCACCCTGTAGAGCCGCCGCTCGTATGCGGCGCAGATGTTCAGAAATCAAGACATTTGGGAAGCTAACAGGTTTCAAGGTGGGATAAAACACCTTGGCCGCCTGACTGACAAGCAGCAGGCAAGGCGCGTCGCTTGGAAGCTCATCTGCTACGGTGTGAAGTTGTACAGCTTCAGACGCGGATGGTGCGGCCCAAAGGTCACAATGTTGAGGCAACCGTGGTCTTGCTCAAGGCGAACCAAGTGTTCGTCCGGTAAGCCTAACGCCCAGCCTAAAATCACACGGTTGACGCCCGAATGGAGCGCCAACGCCACTGTTTGTCCCGCATGCCGCGCCAGCAGGCCCTCGACCGTCGGCAGCACGCGCTGCTTAACTTCCTGAAAACTCTCGCCGTTTGGAAACTGGCAGGTCGCCGGATTGGCGCGCCACGCCGCAACCGTCGCCGGAAAACGCAGTGGCAGCTCATCCACCAGACACCCTTCAAGATCGCCAAAGT
The window above is part of the Chloracidobacterium sp. genome. Proteins encoded here:
- a CDS encoding Mov34/MPN/PAD-1 family protein produces the protein MTFHIKVVREVTPMRRPLPQVLETVGRPPTDGLQVFLSKQAEEKILLAAPPEKPAETMPDLARAFLGENECGGLLIGNVYVAELSGCTVTFTAIVDAVPAQEAAAGPTFVEMGVADLLAVADHLRRLREQRQGQVEADLRIVGWYHTHPGFGVFMSGTDQATQRDVFGMPWQVAVVYDPLNGEYGVFYGRDSKHLAGWYLFDAQAEGFPPPLPPANATEPRPSGDVSLRRRLMAEFDAVRHGLSAALAHYRDADIS
- a CDS encoding histidine phosphatase family protein; the protein is MSAVTQGRRRASPNDMSFESPVTTLLLIRHGQTTDGPAPRCHGWTDLPLSAEGVRQIERLARYLQNQRVDALYASDLARSRHTAELLAAGRDLRPVIQPELREINFGDLEGCLVDELPLRFPATVAAWRANPATCQFPNGESFQEVKQRVLPTVEGLLARHAGQTVALALHSGVNRVILGWALGLPDEHLVRLEQDHGCLNIVTFGPHHPRLKLYNFTP